One Microlunatus soli genomic window carries:
- a CDS encoding NAD(P)-dependent oxidoreductase, translated as MTRVLVTPRSMTQHDLDDLEELAPLRERGFELISGPPGRLPSEDELTDLVRGVDGWIAGVETITATVLDNADRLRVISRNGVGADAIDERAAKARGVQILLARGSNARGVAELTLGLLLTAVRDIPAAVTAMRAARWERTLGTEVADHTVGIVGYGSIGRIVADLVTAIGGRVLAHDAYATVPAELAVPDLSALFRCSTVVTLHTPPPADGTPLVTAELIAAMRPGSVLINTARAGLIDEAAALQALESGRLRSYAVDAFASEPPELTPLLTHPHTIMTPHLGGYTDASVRRATVGAVDGLLSVLS; from the coding sequence ATGACCCGAGTCCTGGTGACGCCCCGGTCGATGACCCAGCATGATCTCGACGATCTGGAGGAATTGGCACCGCTGCGCGAACGTGGCTTCGAGCTGATCAGCGGGCCACCCGGACGACTGCCGAGCGAAGACGAACTGACCGACCTGGTACGCGGCGTGGACGGTTGGATCGCCGGCGTCGAAACGATCACCGCCACCGTGCTGGACAACGCCGACCGGTTGCGGGTGATCAGCCGCAACGGCGTCGGCGCCGACGCCATCGACGAACGCGCCGCGAAGGCGCGCGGCGTCCAGATCCTGTTGGCCCGCGGCAGCAATGCCCGCGGGGTCGCCGAACTCACCCTGGGGCTGCTGCTGACCGCCGTCCGGGACATCCCGGCGGCGGTCACGGCAATGCGTGCCGCCCGCTGGGAACGGACCCTGGGCACCGAGGTGGCCGATCACACCGTCGGGATCGTCGGCTACGGTTCGATCGGCCGCATCGTGGCCGATCTGGTGACTGCGATCGGCGGCAGGGTGCTCGCCCATGATGCCTATGCCACGGTCCCGGCGGAGCTGGCCGTCCCTGATCTATCGGCCTTGTTCCGGTGCAGCACTGTCGTCACGCTGCACACGCCGCCGCCGGCGGACGGTACGCCGTTGGTCACCGCCGAGTTGATCGCCGCGATGCGCCCGGGCAGTGTCCTGATCAACACCGCCCGAGCCGGGCTGATCGACGAGGCGGCGGCACTGCAGGCTTTGGAGTCCGGCCGGCTGCGCAGCTATGCGGTCGACGCATTCGCCTCCGAGCCGCCGGAGCTGACACCGCTGCTGACCCATCCGCACACGATCATGACTCCACACCTCGGCGGCTACACCGATGCCAGCGTTCGGCGAGCGACCGTCGGCGCCGTTGACGGCCTGCTCAGCGTGCTGTCCTGA
- a CDS encoding SIS domain-containing protein, protein MDSQPQPNSHPRGEPSLIERLGDPTGLRNSERKVAQLVLENPGFVVNGTMAAVSEAAGVSEPTVMRFCTSIGYDGFQSFKLALARALALGIPATISSIQPSDDLDTVSTKVFDHTISSLDRARRFLDHDQVGRAVDAIVAATAINLAGVGASALIAQDAEQKAPLFGVPCTAPPDPHQQFMAAATAGPGIVTLVVSNTGRTQSMIQIAETAHGRGSTVIGISGEEDAPLLAECDIPLVVRTIEDTDMFTPTVSRLAGLVVIDILATMVTLRRGSEHLGRLSEMKRELADYRGRFG, encoded by the coding sequence ATGGACTCCCAGCCGCAGCCGAACTCCCACCCTCGGGGTGAGCCGTCGCTGATCGAGCGGCTCGGCGACCCGACCGGTCTGCGCAATTCCGAACGCAAGGTCGCCCAGTTGGTCCTGGAAAACCCGGGGTTCGTCGTCAACGGCACGATGGCGGCGGTCTCCGAGGCCGCCGGGGTCAGCGAACCGACGGTGATGCGCTTCTGCACCAGCATCGGTTACGACGGTTTTCAGTCCTTCAAGCTGGCCTTGGCGCGAGCCCTCGCGCTCGGCATCCCGGCGACGATCTCCAGCATCCAGCCCAGCGACGATCTGGACACCGTGTCGACCAAGGTCTTCGACCACACGATCTCCAGTCTGGACCGGGCCCGCCGGTTCCTGGACCATGATCAGGTCGGTCGCGCCGTCGACGCCATCGTCGCCGCAACCGCGATCAACCTCGCCGGTGTCGGTGCCTCGGCGTTGATCGCGCAGGACGCCGAGCAGAAGGCCCCGCTGTTCGGCGTACCGTGCACCGCACCGCCGGATCCGCACCAGCAGTTCATGGCGGCCGCGACGGCCGGTCCCGGTATCGTCACCCTGGTGGTGTCGAACACCGGCCGGACTCAGTCGATGATCCAGATCGCCGAGACCGCGCACGGCCGGGGCTCGACGGTGATCGGCATCTCCGGTGAGGAGGACGCGCCGCTGCTCGCCGAATGCGATATCCCGTTGGTGGTCCGCACCATCGAGGACACCGACATGTTCACCCCGACGGTCAGCCGGCTGGCCGGCCTGGTGGTGATCGACATCCTCGCCACCATGGTCACCCTGCGGCGCGGTTCGGAGCACCTGGGCCGACTGTCGGAGATGAAGCGCGAGCTGGCCGACTACCGCGGCCGCTTCGGCTGA
- a CDS encoding substrate-binding domain-containing protein, with product MSKINTRLSRKTTNARSKIGTGIGAVAAAVGLLAVSACTTVGGTAGAADDAPSAAGKKVSELKVGLLSRQLDAPFYTAMTARAKELAKKEGFTLVSQNANGDPVAQVNQAQTMMSQGVDLMIVDAISPSTEKTQLKQIAGEIPLVFMDTGIPDVGVTSVTSDNAKSGELSGGLTAKRFGSGKSIDVAILNGGPNDEIVGPARQKGFLKGLKDGGVKYKIIASTSAVYAQDKAVPATESLLAAHPDVDLILGLNDSMALGALTVIQDQKNDHTLVAAAADGQKQAFQQMIKGCDSPYVSTGLNSPELAVDRAFEIGLSVAAGESKPDDYQPNEYTKAAGIDCHNVKEYYDPNSVF from the coding sequence ATGTCCAAGATCAACACCAGACTCAGCAGGAAGACCACCAACGCCAGGTCCAAGATCGGCACTGGGATCGGGGCCGTTGCGGCGGCCGTCGGTCTGCTGGCCGTGTCCGCGTGTACCACCGTCGGCGGCACGGCCGGTGCCGCCGACGACGCTCCGTCCGCTGCCGGTAAGAAGGTCTCCGAGCTCAAGGTCGGGCTGCTGTCCCGGCAGCTCGACGCGCCGTTCTACACCGCGATGACCGCCCGGGCCAAGGAACTGGCGAAGAAGGAGGGCTTCACCTTGGTCAGCCAGAACGCCAACGGCGATCCGGTGGCTCAGGTCAACCAGGCCCAGACGATGATGTCGCAGGGGGTCGATCTGATGATCGTCGATGCGATCAGTCCGTCGACGGAGAAGACCCAGCTGAAGCAGATCGCCGGTGAGATTCCGTTGGTGTTCATGGACACCGGGATCCCGGACGTCGGCGTCACCTCGGTGACCTCGGACAACGCCAAGAGCGGCGAACTCTCCGGTGGGCTGACGGCGAAGCGGTTCGGCAGCGGCAAGTCGATCGACGTGGCGATCCTGAACGGCGGACCGAACGACGAGATCGTCGGACCGGCCCGGCAGAAGGGATTCCTGAAGGGGCTCAAGGACGGCGGCGTGAAGTACAAGATCATCGCCAGCACCTCGGCGGTGTATGCCCAGGACAAGGCGGTGCCGGCCACCGAGTCGTTGCTCGCCGCGCATCCCGACGTGGATCTGATCCTCGGGTTGAACGACTCGATGGCGCTCGGTGCGCTGACCGTGATCCAAGATCAGAAGAATGATCACACTCTGGTCGCGGCCGCCGCCGACGGCCAGAAACAGGCCTTCCAGCAAATGATCAAGGGCTGCGACTCACCGTATGTCTCGACCGGACTGAACTCCCCGGAGCTGGCCGTCGACCGCGCGTTCGAGATCGGTCTGTCGGTCGCCGCCGGGGAGTCGAAGCCGGATGACTACCAGCCCAACGAGTACACCAAGGCGGCGGGCATCGACTGCCACAACGTCAAGGAGTACTACGACCCGAACAGCGTCTTCTGA
- a CDS encoding ABC transporter permease — protein MTRQQALGWAKEQYPLYILIVLLIIAGATTDSFFTVRNLTNLILQTSVIGIVTLAQYLIVLTGGIDISVGSVVGLAGVLAAGVFGGQSLLTAIVVAIIVGAIVGALNGYLVAFRGLEAFIVTLGMLSLARGLVYAYTEGVPVQPKAANFTLIASSGVLGFPVLGIIWILFAVGMWFLVRRTVFGRRVFAVGSNRDAARASGIPVRATLLTVYILAGAMVGFAGFLLASRVGVGTPTAGNLYELSAIAGVVIGGTSLRGGRGRVFGTFVGALIFGVISNLLVLLNISTYLQDAFSGALVIVAIFLTTLRIRRDRATARATPPAGPDPAPVAAGGDSAVPPDTQHASSYATQPSTRQ, from the coding sequence ATGACCCGGCAACAGGCCTTGGGATGGGCCAAGGAGCAGTATCCGCTCTACATCCTGATCGTGCTGCTGATCATTGCGGGCGCGACCACCGATTCGTTCTTCACCGTCCGGAACCTGACGAACCTGATCCTGCAGACCTCGGTGATCGGGATCGTCACGCTGGCTCAGTATCTGATCGTGCTGACCGGCGGGATCGACATCAGTGTCGGCTCGGTCGTCGGCCTGGCCGGTGTCCTCGCGGCCGGCGTCTTCGGCGGGCAGAGTCTGCTGACCGCGATCGTCGTGGCGATCATCGTCGGTGCCATCGTGGGGGCATTGAACGGCTACCTGGTCGCGTTTCGCGGTCTGGAGGCGTTCATCGTCACGCTCGGCATGCTGTCGCTGGCACGCGGACTCGTGTACGCCTACACCGAGGGCGTTCCGGTGCAGCCGAAGGCCGCGAACTTCACCCTGATCGCCAGTTCGGGAGTGCTCGGCTTCCCGGTGCTCGGGATCATCTGGATCCTGTTCGCCGTCGGGATGTGGTTCCTGGTCCGGCGGACCGTGTTCGGCCGCCGGGTGTTCGCCGTCGGCAGCAACCGCGACGCCGCCCGTGCGTCCGGCATCCCGGTCCGCGCGACCCTGCTGACGGTCTACATCCTGGCCGGCGCGATGGTCGGCTTCGCCGGCTTCCTGTTGGCCTCCCGGGTCGGCGTCGGCACTCCCACCGCCGGCAACCTCTACGAGCTCAGCGCGATCGCCGGGGTGGTGATCGGCGGGACCAGCCTGCGCGGCGGACGCGGCCGGGTGTTCGGCACCTTCGTCGGCGCGTTGATCTTCGGCGTGATCTCCAATCTGCTCGTCCTGCTCAACATCTCGACCTACCTGCAGGACGCCTTCAGCGGCGCCCTGGTGATCGTCGCGATCTTCCTGACCACGCTACGGATCCGGCGGGACAGGGCAACAGCGCGCGCGACGCCACCGGCCGGCCCCGACCCGGCACCGGTGGCGGCCGGCGGCGACTCCGCCGTGCCGCCGGACACCCAGCACGCATCCAGCTACGCAACCCAACCATCGACCCGACAGTGA